A genomic segment from Spinacia oleracea cultivar Varoflay chromosome 3, BTI_SOV_V1, whole genome shotgun sequence encodes:
- the LOC110801233 gene encoding protein FAR1-RELATED SEQUENCE 5-like, which translates to MVSIDLNVEPDVGEGTIVNSTTPTTPCLGMCFESGLEFSEFFHRYAYMTGFELFVVGNRIKEYKDKGVSKIGIDDLEARPHMMEMIRLKCKKGGVKSSVGSNVTGCKVFVYGKEKNGEFVVISCQLEHNHPLTPESSRMMINYRSIDSATFDRVMINERAGVSVSRNFGTQLIENGGFDNMTFNKKDLRNAIAVERRKTMFEKGDAVALEEYFKAQRDLNADFYSSIQRDEEGVLKNAFWSDARSRGNCKYFGDVISFDTTFSSNRYRMPFAPFVGVNHHGRSIVFAAALISNEDTPSFVWVFEEWLKCMGKPHMGIITDQDKAIGRAISIFSPGVPHWLCLWHMLQNASRNLGKLDEWKSIDTLIRTAVHDMLDPEEFDEAWCLVMEKYNQHKGWMQGGYDKRRQWAPAYNRGKFWAGMSSAQRSEEEESEDNIDSIDKPPRLDVDKSVLAEYVFHKVYTNEMFAAVVNERKGLTHTNVTKTNAMGSLVLYRADEKLTSPHWRKRHILKAMDVEDFQFIPEKYILDRWTKQVRSYESVRVSYYDPEETARLAKAKELSQRHNYLKELTMRNEVAYKLYTEATDSLRIKMEDAVGIRKTGEVGDKSICCWDPEARNVFDRRRLRPRESNERALKRASQPAEDGAIKTPIDKRHVGRSKKGPCSIYDKSKKNQACNHAEIAANEELIRSTYGHIPSYRARQEHANNVHDARVHSSCSAPVLEDIPESSQINLSEDISQTFDYDTFEWHTRLGGGVTM; encoded by the exons ATGGTTAGTATAGACCTTAATGTTGAACCCGACGTCGGAGAAGGAACTATTGTGAATTCAACTACGCCTACCACCCCTTGTCTAGGAATGTGTTTTGAGTCCGGTCTTGAGTTTAGTGAATTTTTCCATCGTTATGCTTACATGACGGGTTTTGAGTTGTTTGTAGTTGGTAATAGGATAAAGGAGTACAAGGATAAGGGTGTTAGTAAAATTGGTATCGATGACCTTGAGGCTAGGCCGCATATGATGGAGATGATCAGATTAAAGTGTAAGAAAGGAGGTGTGAAATCAAGTGTCGGCTCTAATGTTACTGGTTGCAAAGTTTTTGTTTATGGTAAAGAGAAAAACGGAGAGTTTGTAGTTATTAGTTGTCAGTTGGAGCATAATCATCCTCTAACTCCCGAAAGTAGTAGGATGATGATTAACTATAGAAGCATCGATAGTGCTACCTTTGATAGGGTGATGATAAATGAAAGGGCCGGTGTTAGCGTTAGTAGAAACTTTGGCACGCAATTGATTGAAAATGGTGGTTTTGATAATATGACGTTCAACAAAAAAGATTTGAGAAACGCCATAGCTGTTGAACGTCGTAAAACCATGTTTGAGAAAGGAGATGCTGTTGCTCTTGAAGAGTATTTCAAAGCACAACGAGATCTGAATGCCGATTTTTATAGTTCTATACAACGAGATGAAGAAGGTGTTTTAAAGAACGCATTCTGGTCCGACGCGCGTAGTAGAGGAAATTGCAAATATTTCGGGGATGTGATCAGTTTCGACACCACCTTTTCTAGCAATAG GTATCGTATGCCATTTGCCCCATTTGTTGGCGTCAACCACCATGGGAGGTCAATTGTTTTCGCTGCCGCTTTAATCTCAAACGAAGACACTCCAAGTTTTGTTTGGGTCTTTGAGGAATGGCTTAAGTGCATGGGAAAGCCTCATATGGGAATTATAACCGACCAGGACAAGGCAATAGGTAGAGCGATAAGCATATTTTCCCCCGGGGTTCCTCACTGGCTTTGTCTGTGGCACATGCTACAAAATGCCTCTCGGAATCTCGGCAAGCTCGATGAATGGAAAAGCATCGACACGCTAATTAGAACCGCCGTTCATGATATGCTCGATCCCGAGGAGTTTGATGAGGCTTGGTGTCTTGTGATGGAAAAATATAATCAACATAAGGGTTGGATGCAGGGTGGGTATGATAAACGTCGGCAATGGGCACCAGCCTACAATAGAGGTAAATTTTGGGCTGGAATGTCCTCTGCGCAAAGAAGTGAAG AGGAAGAGTCGGAGGATAATATTGATAGTATAGATAAGCCTCCTCGACTTGATGTTGACAAGAGTGTGTTAGCTGAGTATGTTTTCCATAAGGTTTACACCAATGAGATGTTTGCTGCGGTTGTGAATGAGCGTAAAGGTTTAACCCACACAAACGTAACCAAAACCAATGCAATGGGGTCACTTGTATTGTATAGAGCAGATGAGAAACTGACCTCCCCTCATTGGAGGAAAAG gcacatactcaaagcaaTGGATGTGGAGGATTTTCAATTTATACCGGAGAAATATATACTAGATAGATGGACAAAGCAAGTTAGGTCTTACGAGAGTGTTAGGGTTTCATACTATGATCCTGAAGAAACTGCAAGGTTAGCCAAAGCTAAAGAGCTTTCCCAAAGGCATAATTATTTGAAAGAATTAACCATGCGCAATGAAGTTGCCTACAAGTTATATACGGAAGCCACTGATAGTCTTAGGATAAAAATGGAGGATGCAGTCGGTATAAGAAAGACTGGTGAAGTAGGTGATAAGTCTATTTGTTGCTGGGATCCCGAAGCACGTAATGTATTTGATCGTCGTAGGCTACGACCGAGGGAGAGTAATGAACGTGCCCTAAAAAGGGCATCTCAACCTGCTGAGGATGGTGCCATTAAAACCCCCATTGATAAGAGGCATGTTGGTCGGTCTAAGAAAGGACCGTGTTCAATTTACGACAAATCAAAGAAGAACCAAGCATGTAATCACGCTGAGATTGCAGCGAATGAG GAACTCATAAGGTCTACTTATGGCCATATTCCTAGCTACCGGGCTAGGCAAGAGCATGCGAACAACGTTCATGATGCACGTGTACATTCCTCATGCAGTGCACCTGTTTTAGAAGACATTCCTGAATCATCTCAAATAAATTTGTCCGAAGATATATCTCAAACTTTTGATTATGATACCTTTGAATGGCACACAAGACTCGGAGGTGGAGTGACCATGTAG